One window from the genome of Streptomyces cadmiisoli encodes:
- a CDS encoding helix-turn-helix domain-containing protein, translating into MSDQKMEDVADPALSRGRTIDFKTNINLTARQIQETEHLFQDWEGGPLAHLTRLSIPNQSAYPGFKFSARGHLFDGLLSVKVYCDSLAGTSGNYLDQDPVVADLVTSGRIVFTGKEGSHTVTPGRICIRDTKASWEFSCAPATHVRVVRIPRHLVFSRIGSTRVLNQAYLSDVTAPEVRFLVNFLESIEKSSTELERSTSAQSIALDACATVFSGMLSDSSVSGIQDHPNATVRAAKNVIERNLDRNDLSPALIAQMVGVSLRTLHRSFAESDDSIMAFARRRRLEKAHGELVRMGSTAKVSEIAARWQFSDASHFIRQFKAFYGATPAAYLRNYGSAGRTS; encoded by the coding sequence ATGAGTGACCAAAAGATGGAAGATGTCGCGGACCCGGCACTGAGTCGGGGCCGCACTATTGATTTCAAGACCAATATCAACCTGACGGCTCGGCAGATCCAGGAAACCGAGCACCTTTTCCAGGACTGGGAAGGTGGCCCACTCGCCCACCTGACACGGCTCTCCATCCCCAACCAGTCCGCCTACCCTGGGTTCAAGTTCTCTGCGCGCGGCCATCTCTTTGACGGTCTGCTCTCCGTGAAGGTGTACTGCGATTCCCTGGCGGGGACCTCGGGAAATTATCTGGATCAGGACCCCGTGGTGGCCGATCTGGTGACATCCGGCCGTATCGTCTTCACCGGAAAAGAAGGATCACACACCGTCACGCCCGGCCGGATCTGCATTCGGGACACCAAGGCCTCCTGGGAGTTCTCGTGCGCCCCGGCCACCCACGTGCGGGTCGTGAGGATCCCCCGCCACCTCGTGTTTTCCCGCATCGGTTCGACCAGGGTGCTCAATCAGGCATACCTTTCGGATGTCACCGCGCCTGAGGTCCGGTTCCTGGTGAACTTCCTTGAGTCGATCGAGAAGAGCAGCACCGAACTGGAGCGTTCGACCTCGGCTCAGAGCATTGCGCTGGACGCCTGCGCGACCGTTTTCTCCGGCATGCTCTCCGATAGCTCCGTGTCGGGGATACAGGACCATCCGAATGCAACGGTGCGCGCCGCGAAGAACGTCATCGAAAGGAATCTCGACCGGAACGATCTGTCCCCCGCTCTGATAGCCCAAATGGTCGGGGTGTCACTTCGGACGCTGCATCGTTCCTTCGCGGAATCGGACGACTCGATCATGGCGTTCGCTCGTCGGCGACGCCTGGAGAAAGCCCATGGCGAACTGGTGAGGATGGGCAGCACGGCCAAGGTGTCCGAAATCGCCGCACGCTGGCAGTTCTCCGACGCAAGCCACTTCATCAGGCAATTCAAGGCCTTCTACGGGGCGACACCGGCCGCCTACCTCAGAAATTACGGCAGCGCAGGCAGAACCAGCTGA
- a CDS encoding GNAT family N-acetyltransferase translates to MTSLNDPLGPVVLAYTGVRHALAASGHFRRDADGTVLVVSGAPVASLNAVISPNPDPSPEVIGKLAGSEYLQGLAWSIQVRGVPGPQVIEVAAGHGLTSVSGLPLMVRRPGAGEPARAGGGLRVRPVDGDELGLYAGIMSDGFGVPHEAFAMFAEPALARTEGFTFYLAELDGVPVGTGMAAVTGDLLGVFNIAVLPEYRRRGHGLAVTTEIVRAGYAAGATTAYLYASPLGEPVYTTAGFRTEELLAMFTAPV, encoded by the coding sequence ATGACATCCCTGAACGACCCCCTCGGACCCGTCGTCCTCGCCTACACGGGCGTCCGTCACGCTTTGGCGGCGAGCGGCCATTTCCGCAGAGACGCGGACGGCACCGTACTGGTCGTATCCGGTGCTCCGGTCGCTTCGCTGAACGCGGTCATCAGCCCGAATCCGGATCCGAGTCCGGAGGTCATCGGGAAGTTGGCGGGCAGTGAGTACCTTCAGGGACTCGCGTGGAGCATTCAGGTGCGTGGTGTGCCCGGGCCGCAGGTCATCGAGGTGGCGGCGGGTCATGGGCTGACGAGTGTCTCCGGTCTGCCGCTGATGGTCAGGCGGCCCGGTGCGGGCGAGCCGGCGAGGGCCGGCGGTGGGCTGCGGGTGCGTCCCGTGGACGGTGACGAACTGGGGCTGTACGCCGGGATCATGTCCGACGGCTTCGGTGTGCCCCATGAGGCGTTCGCGATGTTCGCCGAACCCGCCCTGGCCCGTACGGAGGGTTTCACCTTCTACCTCGCGGAACTGGACGGGGTGCCGGTGGGGACCGGGATGGCCGCGGTCACGGGTGACCTGCTGGGCGTGTTCAACATCGCCGTGCTCCCCGAGTACCGCCGCCGGGGCCACGGGCTGGCCGTCACGACGGAGATCGTGCGTGCGGGATACGCGGCCGGTGCCACGACCGCGTACCTCTACGCCAGCCCCCTGGGCGAACCCGTCTACACGACTGCCGGCTTCCGCACCGAGGAACTCCTGGCGATGTTCACCGCCCCGGTGTAG
- a CDS encoding alcohol dehydrogenase catalytic domain-containing protein — protein sequence MATMKAAVVSEANAPWVLQDVSKPTAGPHQVLVKVHACGVCYTDALLAQGVLSLRPFPMVLGHEGVGEVVAVGEGVTTREVGDRVGLPIMQKACGRCEFCRERHAYSFVTANNCVAPVLTGVNVDGGQAEFVAVDAEGTVLLPDGLPYELAAPTVCAGYTVWAALRRAGANPGARVAVAGVGGVGHLGVQFAKAAGYHVIAMTHSPDKHALAKELGADDVVADGAGLREAGGADVLLHTAPSHASAIDAMQGLRPWAKIILMGISADDTFPLPALAVTSHGYEIIGSAHNGPEYLAEALEIVARGDVKPMIEVFPKEQVGEAYNRLLAGQLRFRAVVDYV from the coding sequence ATGGCAACGATGAAAGCCGCGGTCGTCAGTGAGGCCAATGCCCCTTGGGTGCTTCAGGACGTCTCGAAGCCGACAGCCGGACCGCACCAGGTCCTGGTCAAGGTCCATGCCTGCGGGGTGTGTTACACCGACGCCCTGCTCGCCCAGGGTGTCCTGTCACTTCGTCCGTTCCCGATGGTGCTGGGGCATGAAGGCGTGGGAGAGGTCGTCGCGGTCGGTGAAGGCGTCACGACACGCGAGGTGGGTGACCGGGTCGGCCTGCCGATCATGCAGAAGGCCTGCGGCAGATGCGAGTTCTGCCGGGAGCGGCACGCATACAGTTTCGTCACCGCGAACAACTGCGTCGCGCCGGTACTGACGGGAGTCAACGTCGACGGCGGCCAGGCCGAGTTCGTCGCGGTCGACGCCGAGGGCACGGTGCTGCTGCCCGACGGGCTGCCGTACGAGCTGGCGGCGCCCACGGTCTGCGCGGGTTACACCGTCTGGGCCGCGCTCCGGCGCGCCGGAGCGAACCCGGGAGCGCGTGTCGCGGTCGCCGGTGTCGGCGGTGTCGGCCATCTCGGGGTCCAGTTCGCGAAAGCCGCCGGCTACCACGTCATCGCGATGACCCACTCTCCCGACAAGCACGCCCTGGCGAAGGAACTGGGCGCCGACGACGTCGTGGCGGACGGCGCCGGACTGCGGGAGGCGGGTGGTGCCGACGTGCTGCTGCACACCGCACCGAGCCACGCCTCCGCCATCGACGCCATGCAGGGCCTGCGGCCGTGGGCGAAGATCATCCTCATGGGGATCTCGGCCGATGACACCTTCCCCCTTCCGGCCCTTGCGGTGACCAGCCACGGCTACGAGATCATCGGGTCCGCTCACAACGGGCCGGAGTATCTCGCCGAAGCGCTGGAGATCGTCGCGCGCGGAGACGTGAAGCCGATGATCGAGGTGTTCCCGAAGGAACAGGTCGGCGAGGCGTACAACAGGCTCCTGGCCGGTCAACTGCGGTTCCGCGCCGTCGTCGACTACGTGTGA
- a CDS encoding helix-turn-helix domain-containing protein, whose protein sequence is MSTHGPDEPSDTVRNVGRAAEFDTAMDLTSRQTRTTDGAIRAWENGPLPSAHRENGLSGRRAAMVRAAKDAIETNLDKRDLSPAMVARLLGVSLRTLHRSFAASDDSIMSFARRRRLEEAHDDLIRSGATTGISEIAARWHFSDASHFIRHFKSVYGTTPAAYLRNHSTRSRS, encoded by the coding sequence ATGAGCACTCACGGCCCGGATGAGCCGTCCGACACCGTGAGGAACGTCGGGCGCGCGGCGGAGTTCGACACCGCAATGGATCTGACGTCTCGACAGACCCGGACCACCGATGGCGCAATCCGGGCGTGGGAGAACGGTCCGTTACCGTCAGCACACCGAGAGAACGGGCTGAGCGGCCGTCGAGCGGCCATGGTCCGAGCCGCGAAGGACGCCATCGAAACGAATCTCGACAAGCGCGACCTCTCTCCCGCGATGGTGGCTCGACTGCTCGGCGTCTCCCTGCGCACGCTGCACCGCTCCTTCGCCGCGTCCGACGACTCCATCATGTCGTTCGCCCGTCGGCGCCGACTGGAGGAGGCCCATGACGATCTCATCAGGTCCGGCGCCACGACCGGCATTTCCGAGATCGCGGCGCGCTGGCACTTCTCGGATGCCAGTCACTTCATCCGGCACTTCAAATCCGTGTACGGGACGACTCCGGCCGCTTATCTGCGGAACCACAGCACCCGCTCGCGGAGTTGA
- a CDS encoding type 1 glutamine amidotransferase domain-containing protein: MAEILFVMTGASYWTLKDGHRHPTGYWAEEFVAPYSAFSDAGHNITVATPGAVVPVVDSMSLRPSMAGGEESALQQEAVIEQADELRRPIAVKEADLDRYDAVYYPGGHGPMEDLSHDADSGLLLRRALASGRPLGIVCHAPAALLATRDENNDTPFSGYRLTGFTNDEEAGVGFAPDAKWLLEDELRALRTDYSRGPVWEPYTVVDRNLHTGQNPASAGPLAKELLEAL; encoded by the coding sequence ATGGCCGAGATTCTGTTCGTGATGACCGGAGCCAGCTACTGGACCCTGAAGGACGGGCATCGGCATCCGACCGGTTACTGGGCCGAAGAGTTCGTTGCCCCGTACAGCGCCTTCTCCGACGCGGGCCACAACATCACCGTCGCCACGCCGGGCGCCGTCGTTCCCGTAGTGGACAGCATGAGCCTGCGGCCCAGCATGGCCGGGGGCGAGGAGAGCGCGCTCCAGCAGGAGGCCGTCATCGAGCAAGCAGACGAGCTCCGCCGTCCCATCGCCGTCAAGGAGGCCGACCTCGACCGCTACGACGCCGTCTACTACCCGGGCGGGCACGGCCCCATGGAGGATCTCTCCCACGACGCCGACTCGGGCCTCCTGCTCAGGCGGGCGCTGGCGTCCGGACGGCCGCTCGGCATCGTCTGCCATGCTCCGGCGGCCCTGCTGGCCACCCGGGACGAGAACAACGACACTCCGTTCTCCGGATACCGCCTGACCGGCTTCACCAACGACGAGGAAGCAGGAGTGGGTTTCGCTCCGGATGCGAAATGGCTCCTGGAGGACGAACTGCGGGCCCTGCGCACCGACTATTCGCGAGGCCCGGTCTGGGAGCCCTACACGGTCGTGGACCGCAACCTCCACACCGGGCAGAACCCCGCTTCCGCGGGCCCGCTCGCCAAGGAACTGCTCGAGGCTCTGTAG
- a CDS encoding NADP-dependent succinic semialdehyde dehydrogenase, producing MAIATVNPATGETLKTFTPHSDAQIQQKLEAAHQYWLTHRYDSFEQRADLMRASADFLERDVDRAAELLTTEMGKTLASAQAEVRKCVEGMRFYADRAAEFLADEPLGDPSVVGARRALGRYQPMGVVLAVMPWNFPLWQVMRFAAPALMAGNAALLKHASNVPQSALYLEEVFRRGGFPEGSFQTLLIPSRTVESVLRDTRVAAATLTGSEPAGRSVAAICGDVVKHTVMELGGSDAFVVMPSADLDGAVAAAVEGRTRNNGQSCICAKRFIVHTDVYDAFTQDFVSRMSALTVGDPFDPATDVGPLATEQGRRDIEELVDDAREAGADILCGGEQPDVPGWFYPPTVVAGITPEMRLYLEEAFGPVASLYRAADIDEALEIANATPFGLGSNAWTEDAAEQERFITDLEAGMVFINGVTVSDPNIPFGGVKRSGYGRELSAQGIREFCNLKTVWVAA from the coding sequence ATGGCCATCGCCACAGTCAATCCCGCGACGGGAGAGACGCTCAAGACGTTCACTCCGCACAGCGACGCCCAGATCCAGCAGAAGCTGGAAGCCGCTCATCAGTACTGGCTGACCCACCGGTACGACTCGTTCGAGCAGAGAGCGGACCTGATGCGGGCGAGCGCCGACTTCCTGGAACGGGACGTCGACCGTGCGGCGGAGCTGCTGACCACCGAGATGGGCAAGACGCTCGCCTCCGCACAGGCCGAGGTGCGCAAGTGCGTCGAGGGCATGCGCTTCTACGCCGACCGCGCGGCCGAGTTCCTGGCCGACGAACCGCTGGGCGACCCGTCGGTGGTCGGCGCGCGCCGCGCCCTGGGCCGCTACCAGCCCATGGGTGTCGTCCTCGCCGTCATGCCGTGGAACTTCCCCCTGTGGCAGGTGATGCGCTTCGCCGCCCCCGCGTTGATGGCCGGCAACGCCGCCCTGCTCAAGCACGCCTCGAACGTGCCGCAGAGCGCGTTGTACCTGGAGGAGGTCTTCCGCCGCGGCGGGTTCCCCGAGGGAAGCTTTCAGACGCTGCTCATCCCGTCCCGGACAGTGGAGAGCGTGCTGCGGGACACACGGGTCGCGGCCGCCACACTGACGGGCAGCGAGCCGGCCGGCCGGTCCGTGGCAGCCATCTGCGGCGACGTGGTCAAGCACACGGTGATGGAACTGGGCGGCAGCGACGCCTTCGTGGTCATGCCCTCGGCCGACCTCGACGGGGCGGTGGCCGCGGCGGTGGAGGGCCGGACCCGCAACAACGGCCAGTCGTGCATCTGCGCCAAACGGTTCATCGTGCACACCGACGTCTACGACGCCTTCACACAGGACTTCGTCTCCCGGATGAGCGCCCTCACCGTCGGCGACCCCTTCGACCCGGCGACCGACGTCGGCCCCCTGGCGACCGAACAAGGCCGCCGGGACATCGAGGAGCTCGTCGACGACGCGCGAGAAGCGGGCGCCGACATCCTCTGCGGAGGCGAGCAGCCGGACGTGCCGGGCTGGTTCTACCCGCCGACCGTCGTCGCCGGCATCACTCCCGAGATGCGTCTCTACCTGGAGGAGGCGTTCGGTCCGGTGGCATCGCTCTACCGTGCGGCCGACATCGACGAGGCCCTGGAGATCGCCAACGCCACGCCCTTCGGCCTCGGATCGAACGCCTGGACCGAAGACGCGGCCGAGCAGGAGCGGTTCATCACGGACCTGGAAGCCGGGATGGTCTTCATCAACGGCGTGACCGTCTCCGACCCGAACATCCCCTTCGGTGGCGTGAAACGCTCCGGCTACGGTCGTGAGCTGTCCGCGCAGGGAATCCGCGAGTTCTGCAACCTCAAGACGGTGTGGGTGGCCGCGTAG
- a CDS encoding TetR/AcrR family transcriptional regulator: MSKLETVPKAAPRPAPRQRLLDTASRLFYMEGIRGVGVDRVMAEAEVARGSFYRHFAGKEDLVRAYLETTDQGIRSRFRQAREHIDDPAALLRGMAEGIGDDLCGEGFRGCPFINAAAEYPDTSSAVHQAVLTHRTWFHGVILDAFTELGAADPEWSAAATVALRDGAMVAGYLGNPQSARTTLLRGVETVVAAH, encoded by the coding sequence GTGTCGAAATTGGAGACCGTTCCGAAGGCCGCGCCCAGACCCGCACCGCGACAGCGACTCCTGGATACCGCGAGCCGCCTCTTCTACATGGAGGGCATCCGCGGCGTCGGCGTCGACCGCGTGATGGCGGAGGCCGAAGTGGCGCGCGGATCCTTCTACAGGCACTTCGCGGGCAAGGAAGACCTGGTGCGCGCGTACCTCGAAACCACGGACCAGGGGATCCGCTCGCGATTCCGGCAGGCGCGGGAACACATCGACGACCCGGCGGCGCTGCTGCGCGGTATGGCCGAGGGCATCGGTGACGACCTGTGCGGGGAGGGATTCCGCGGCTGCCCGTTCATCAACGCCGCCGCCGAGTACCCGGACACGTCCAGCGCGGTGCACCAAGCGGTGCTGACCCACCGAACGTGGTTCCACGGCGTCATCCTCGACGCCTTCACCGAACTCGGCGCCGCGGATCCCGAGTGGTCGGCGGCCGCGACCGTGGCCTTGCGGGACGGAGCGATGGTCGCCGGTTACCTGGGGAACCCGCAGTCGGCGCGCACGACGCTGCTGCGTGGCGTCGAAACAGTGGTGGCCGCCCACTGA
- a CDS encoding FGGY-family carbohydrate kinase, with the protein MSHLGVDIGTSSSKGVLVDARGRVLASAVRRHTVSRPEPGHVEMDAETWWAEFCAITRELLSHGEPVDTVGVSGMGPCVVPADSANRPLRPAILYGVDTRARTQIARLEADLGREAVLDRCGSVLSTQAVGPKVAWLAEHEPDVFAVARRLFMPASFLAHRLTGAYVLDHHSASQSVPFYDTRAQQWYRPWVDAVWPHAELPDLRWPGDPAGTVTAEASAATGLATGTPVITGTIDAWTEAVSVGATEPGDLMLMYGTTMFLVATVTRQLRVPELWSTVGAFPGTRSLAGGMATSGAITEWLRELFGSPDHADLLAEAARSGVGAGGLAMLPYFAGERTPIADPDARGVIVGLTVEHTRADLYRAALEGTAHGVRHNIEAMRDAGAGTRRLVAVGGGTRGGLWTQIVSDVVGLPQDIPTVTIGAAYGAARLAAQHSGSADTARWNPIRERCLPDEAAVAVYDELHTLYRELYPATREAAHTLARFRRGG; encoded by the coding sequence ATGAGCCATCTCGGTGTCGACATCGGAACCTCCAGCAGCAAGGGCGTCCTGGTCGACGCCCGAGGCCGGGTCCTGGCCAGCGCGGTGCGCCGGCACACTGTCTCCCGCCCCGAGCCCGGCCATGTCGAGATGGACGCCGAAACATGGTGGGCGGAGTTCTGCGCCATCACCCGGGAACTGCTCTCCCACGGCGAGCCGGTGGACACGGTCGGCGTGAGCGGAATGGGTCCGTGCGTTGTGCCGGCGGACAGTGCGAACCGGCCTCTGCGCCCGGCGATCCTGTACGGCGTCGACACCCGGGCGCGTACCCAGATCGCCCGGCTGGAGGCGGACCTCGGCCGCGAAGCGGTCCTCGACCGCTGCGGCAGCGTGCTGTCGACACAGGCCGTCGGGCCGAAGGTGGCATGGTTGGCCGAGCACGAGCCGGATGTGTTCGCCGTGGCACGACGGCTGTTCATGCCGGCGTCCTTCCTCGCCCACAGGCTCACCGGTGCCTATGTCCTCGACCATCACTCGGCAAGCCAGTCCGTACCGTTCTACGACACGCGCGCTCAGCAGTGGTACCGACCCTGGGTGGACGCGGTGTGGCCGCACGCCGAACTTCCCGACCTTCGCTGGCCGGGTGACCCGGCCGGCACGGTGACCGCCGAGGCGAGTGCGGCCACCGGACTCGCGACGGGTACCCCCGTCATCACCGGCACCATCGACGCCTGGACCGAAGCGGTCAGTGTCGGAGCGACGGAGCCGGGCGACCTGATGCTCATGTACGGCACGACGATGTTCCTCGTCGCCACCGTCACCCGGCAGCTGAGGGTGCCCGAGCTGTGGAGCACCGTCGGCGCGTTCCCCGGTACCCGGTCCCTCGCCGGCGGTATGGCCACCTCGGGAGCGATCACCGAGTGGCTGCGCGAACTGTTCGGCTCACCCGACCACGCCGATCTGCTCGCCGAGGCGGCACGCAGCGGCGTCGGCGCGGGCGGCCTCGCGATGCTGCCGTACTTCGCCGGTGAGCGCACACCCATCGCCGATCCCGACGCACGCGGGGTGATCGTCGGCCTGACGGTGGAACACACGCGGGCCGATCTGTACCGGGCCGCACTGGAGGGCACCGCGCACGGAGTGCGTCACAACATCGAGGCCATGCGGGACGCGGGCGCCGGGACCCGGCGGCTCGTCGCGGTGGGCGGCGGCACGCGGGGCGGACTGTGGACGCAGATCGTCTCCGATGTCGTCGGCCTGCCGCAGGACATCCCCACGGTCACGATCGGCGCCGCCTACGGTGCCGCCCGACTGGCCGCGCAGCACAGCGGATCGGCCGACACGGCGCGCTGGAATCCGATCCGTGAGCGGTGTCTTCCCGATGAGGCCGCGGTCGCCGTCTACGACGAGCTGCACACCCTGTACCGGGAGCTGTATCCGGCAACGCGCGAGGCGGCCCACACGCTGGCTCGGTTCCGACGCGGCGGCTGA
- a CDS encoding alpha/beta hydrolase — protein MTAHHNGGAAGTVVLIHGLWMTPRSWEKWTQHYRAQGYDVIAPAWPGLDGEVEDLRRDPSGIAGVGLQEVVDHYAQIIRGLDDAPFIMGHSFGGTVTQILLDRGLGRAGVAIDSAPVKGVLPLPYSTLKSAWPILGNPANKNKAIALTPRQFHYAFANTLSADESAAAYERYHVPGSARVMFQGAFANFNPRAITRIDFTNGRRAPLLFIAGEADHITPPKVNEANWRLYRKSTAVTDFHRFPGRSHFIVGQQGWEEVADYALAWATEQGLRQS, from the coding sequence TTGACCGCCCACCACAACGGCGGTGCCGCCGGCACCGTCGTACTGATTCACGGCCTCTGGATGACGCCCCGGTCCTGGGAGAAGTGGACGCAGCACTACCGAGCGCAGGGCTACGACGTGATCGCCCCGGCCTGGCCCGGCCTCGACGGGGAGGTGGAGGACCTCAGACGTGATCCCTCCGGCATCGCCGGAGTGGGCCTCCAGGAAGTCGTCGACCACTACGCGCAGATCATCCGCGGCTTGGACGACGCCCCGTTCATCATGGGTCATTCCTTCGGCGGCACCGTCACGCAGATCCTGCTCGACCGCGGGCTCGGCCGTGCGGGCGTCGCCATCGACTCCGCGCCGGTCAAGGGGGTGCTCCCCCTGCCGTATTCGACGCTGAAGTCGGCCTGGCCGATCCTGGGGAATCCGGCCAACAAGAACAAGGCGATCGCGCTCACCCCGCGACAGTTCCACTACGCCTTCGCCAACACCCTCTCGGCCGACGAGTCGGCAGCCGCCTACGAGCGCTACCACGTGCCGGGCTCGGCACGCGTCATGTTCCAGGGCGCCTTCGCGAACTTCAATCCCCGCGCCATCACGAGGATCGACTTCACCAACGGACGGCGGGCACCCCTGCTGTTCATCGCCGGAGAAGCCGACCACATCACGCCGCCGAAGGTGAACGAGGCCAACTGGCGCCTGTACCGCAAGTCCACCGCGGTGACCGACTTCCACCGGTTCCCGGGCCGGTCGCATTTCATCGTGGGACAGCAAGGCTGGGAAGAGGTCGCGGACTACGCCCTCGCCTGGGCCACCGAACAAGGCCTGCGGCAGAGCTGA